TGTGTCCTGAGTTATTGCCCCATGCCCATACCAGGTCCGGCGGGCTGTGGATTCAGCCTCTCGGAGGCGACCTCCGCGGCGGGGCCGGGATTGCCCTTCGGATCCTTGTCTTTGTCCTTCACCTGGGCCCAGACGCGCTTGGCATCGGCGGTCTTGCCTTCGGTCTGGTACAGGTCGCCGAGCCGGATCTGCGCAAAGTACGGTGGAACGGTCGTCGCATTGCCCTTCCCAAGCTCCGCGAGCAGCTTCTCAGCGTCCGCATTGCGCCCCATCTGCTGGTAGAGGCCTGCAAGGGCCGACTTGCCGAGTGCCGCGGTGTCGCCATTCCAGCTGCCGGCTACCTTCTTCAGCGCGTCCTCGGCCGCCCCGTTGTTCCCCTCGTCCATATAGGTGAGGCCAGCCATATAGAGCGCCATCTTGCCGGGTTCGGTCATCCCGTACTTATCCGCCACTGCCACGAACTGCGAGTTGGCCGCGGTGGCACGGGCCTTCACGTCTGGGAAGGTCTTGACGCCCGGCGGCAGGTTCGGCGCCTGCGAGGCAAGCGGCGCCTGATACGTCTGCATCGCTTCACCAAACGCATTGGCCGCGGCGTCACTTCGGTGCTGGAACAGTGTGTATCCGCCAACGATCAGCAGGATAAGCGCAACGGCAACCACACCGATGATGATCGCCTGCTGCTGGTTCTCCTTCGCCCAGTCGACACCATGTTCGGTCAGGGTGACAAACTGGTCCTGCTTCTT
The genomic region above belongs to Acidobacteriaceae bacterium and contains:
- a CDS encoding tetratricopeptide repeat protein, with product MDNKTKRQLKKQDQFVTLTEHGVDWAKENQQQAIIIGVVAVALILLIVGGYTLFQHRSDAAANAFGEAMQTYQAPLASQAPNLPPGVKTFPDVKARATAANSQFVAVADKYGMTEPGKMALYMAGLTYMDEGNNGAAEDALKKVAGSWNGDTAALGKSALAGLYQQMGRNADAEKLLAELGKGNATTVPPYFAQIRLGDLYQTEGKTADAKRVWAQVKDKDKDPKGNPGPAAEVASERLNPQPAGPGMGMGQ